In Labilibaculum sp. DW002, one DNA window encodes the following:
- a CDS encoding CDP-glycerol glycerophosphotransferase family protein — MINKDSIVRRFINFIQKIIFLHLVVFCLRNFYFLFEKLLRKDKNVALFFLTEEFYYDNSKYLFEYMREKNDFNSILFTANKDLYKEVNEKFPGEVTYAWSMKALKLFLRTKNVIISYGTSAAVFFPYYLHEKCKNIIYLGHGTPVKQIGYQTPVWNKFGKSYQLQSYSYLTACSDIECLMLASGFRVSLNQIWISGMPRYDYLLSENNKNTNLLQEHPYLNKKVILYAPTWRDGKLTEFFPFEDYTPDQLQKFLEINDAYLLIRGHKESVKRKSIKKDTALFNLDRVKKAEQDKFPDVTQLLPFVDILITDYSSILVDFLLLDKPMCFIPYDLAEYKSYQGILLDYERNTPGKKFTSMKELTSGLQDYIENPNQDQEWRQTVCRTYHQFKDQENCLRIYKNIVSLK; from the coding sequence ATGATTAATAAAGATTCCATAGTACGAAGATTCATCAACTTTATTCAGAAAATTATTTTTCTGCATTTAGTAGTATTTTGTTTGCGAAATTTTTATTTCTTATTTGAAAAATTACTTCGAAAGGATAAGAATGTGGCCTTATTTTTCCTGACAGAAGAATTTTACTACGACAATTCAAAATACCTTTTCGAATACATGCGCGAGAAGAATGACTTTAACAGTATTCTTTTTACTGCCAATAAAGATTTGTATAAAGAAGTGAATGAGAAATTTCCTGGAGAAGTTACTTATGCTTGGTCGATGAAAGCACTAAAACTCTTTTTACGGACCAAAAATGTAATCATTTCTTACGGAACCAGTGCTGCAGTATTCTTCCCTTATTACTTGCATGAAAAATGTAAAAATATTATCTATTTAGGACATGGAACACCAGTAAAACAAATTGGCTACCAAACTCCAGTTTGGAATAAATTCGGAAAATCCTATCAGCTTCAATCCTATTCATACCTTACTGCCTGTTCAGATATTGAGTGCTTGATGCTGGCTTCTGGTTTTAGAGTTAGTTTAAATCAGATTTGGATTAGTGGAATGCCTCGATATGATTATTTACTAAGCGAAAACAATAAAAATACCAATTTGCTTCAGGAACATCCATATCTCAATAAAAAGGTAATTTTGTACGCACCCACATGGAGGGATGGCAAACTAACTGAATTTTTTCCATTTGAAGATTATACTCCAGATCAATTGCAAAAATTCTTAGAAATAAATGATGCATATCTTCTTATTCGCGGACACAAAGAATCAGTTAAACGAAAAAGTATAAAAAAGGATACTGCGTTATTTAATCTTGATAGAGTAAAAAAAGCAGAACAGGATAAATTTCCAGATGTGACGCAACTATTACCTTTTGTAGATATTTTAATCACTGATTATTCTTCCATTTTGGTCGATTTTCTACTTTTAGACAAGCCGATGTGTTTTATTCCTTACGATTTGGCAGAATACAAGAGCTATCAAGGAATCTTATTGGATTACGAGCGCAATACACCCGGTAAAAAATTCACCAGTATGAAAGAGCTTACAAGTGGGCTACAAGATTACATCGAAAATCCAAATCAAGATCAGGAATGGAGACAAACTGTATGTAGAACTTATCATCAATTTAAGGATCAAGAAAATTGTCTCCGAATTTATAAAAATATCGTAAGTCTTAAGTAA